Proteins co-encoded in one Methanobrevibacter sp. TMH8 genomic window:
- a CDS encoding right-handed parallel beta-helix repeat-containing protein yields the protein MNKIKQNKKIITHTLIIASIILLAVISLQAGFAATTTTIDNTTAGGISGALSSSSPGDTIELDEGTYTGNNNTNMIINKNITIQGKIKDKVILDAQNLGRIFTIDIGYNVTFINITFINGNITGSGHDRYAGAIYTYNLQGSNTLILINCSFINNKASTYGGAIAVNGKLTMVNCIFINNSAYYAGAAYILGFNSSVINSTFLGNNAYAGGAVTTTGPNFTIVNSTFTSNNAYGTNGGAISSTGSNLSVNNCNFENNTASNRGGAIVSTGSNNTISNSNFTGNNATTEAGAIFITGTNITVINNTIINNTSINGSGIGNYANNAIISRNKISNNNGDAIINNGQLTLSDNIILNNSGYSVVNYGVLNPLGVNNIMDISQNELSFISVDVSANKVTITVKATGNNGSLIVGRTINFYVNGVLVGSVVTNGEGIAELTYTVSNYGQQNIVASLDEFNETFDFEGIVDFAIRLYPGATNSTSVNVVEEKVPDNSTPDDDTPTSKPDIDPRPNPDTIPEHINDPNDNPVAKAAMKNTGIPIAILLIIALLGVVSYRRKN from the coding sequence GTGAATAAAATTAAACAAAACAAAAAAATAATAACCCATACTTTAATTATAGCAAGTATCATTTTATTAGCTGTAATTAGCTTACAAGCTGGATTTGCAGCTACCACTACTACTATTGATAACACAACTGCTGGTGGAATAAGTGGTGCACTTAGTAGCTCAAGCCCTGGTGATACAATAGAACTCGATGAAGGAACATACACAGGCAACAACAATACCAACATGATAATAAATAAAAACATCACAATACAAGGAAAAATTAAAGACAAAGTAATACTTGATGCACAAAATTTGGGTAGGATATTCACAATAGATATTGGATATAATGTAACATTTATAAATATAACATTTATAAATGGAAATATTACAGGTAGTGGTCACGATAGGTATGCTGGTGCAATCTACACTTACAACTTACAGGGTAGTAATACATTGATATTAATTAACTGTTCATTCATTAACAACAAAGCATCAACTTATGGTGGAGCCATTGCTGTTAATGGTAAATTAACCATGGTTAATTGTATTTTTATAAACAATAGTGCTTATTATGCTGGAGCGGCATACATTTTGGGTTTTAACTCTTCTGTAATTAATTCTACCTTTTTAGGTAATAATGCATATGCTGGTGGCGCAGTAACCACTACTGGCCCTAATTTTACTATAGTTAACAGTACTTTTACAAGTAATAATGCATATGGTACTAATGGAGGGGCAATCTCTAGTACTGGTTCTAATCTTAGTGTAAATAATTGTAATTTTGAAAATAATACCGCATCTAATAGAGGTGGTGCAATAGTAAGTACTGGTAGTAATAATACTATATCTAACAGTAATTTTACAGGGAATAATGCAACTACTGAAGCCGGTGCAATTTTTATTACAGGTACCAACATTACTGTGATTAATAATACTATAATAAACAATACATCAATTAATGGGAGCGGGATTGGAAATTATGCTAATAATGCTATAATTAGTCGAAATAAAATATCAAATAACAATGGTGATGCCATAATTAATAATGGTCAACTTACTTTATCTGATAATATTATATTGAATAATAGTGGTTATAGTGTTGTTAATTATGGTGTTTTAAATCCACTTGGAGTCAATAACATTATGGATATAAGTCAAAATGAGTTATCATTCATAAGTGTTGATGTTTCAGCTAATAAAGTGACAATAACTGTGAAAGCTACTGGTAACAATGGTAGTTTGATTGTTGGAAGAACTATTAATTTTTATGTTAATGGTGTATTGGTGGGATCTGTAGTAACTAATGGTGAAGGTATAGCTGAGCTTACTTATACTGTTTCTAATTATGGACAGCAAAATATTGTTGCTTCTTTAGATGAATTTAATGAAACTTTCGATTTTGAAGGAATAGTTGATTTTGCAATCAGACTTTATCCAGGAGCTACTAACTCTACAAGTGTTAATGTAGTTGAAGAAAAAGTACCTGATAATTCTACTCCTGATGATGACACTCCAACTTCAAAACCGGACATTGACCCTAGACCTAATCCTGATACAATTCCAGAACATATCAATGATCCTAATGACAATCCAGTTGCAAAAGCAGCTATGAAAAACACAGGAATACCAATAGCTATACTTTTAATAATTGCTTTATTAGGTGTAGTAAGCTATAGAAGAAAAAATTAG
- the aroE gene encoding shikimate dehydrogenase: protein MIDGTTKVIGVIGNPIGHTLSPIMFNAAFKAMNMNYIYVPFKVEKNDLKNAIRGAKALGIKGLNVTIPHKQKVINQLDKFDIMANLIGAVNTIDFKDGVSKGYNTDCVGAVKAIKEICEIKNKNVVIVGAGGSARAIAFQIAIEEANNITMINRSSKKAKSLIYDIKTLLSADYTDHSKLDDITIDFSHIDLNFNYGELADLPKYLKDADILIDTTPVGMYPNVNDIPIASKEMMHSDLVVNDIVYNPLLTSLLKEAKKADAKIVSGIKMLLYQGAENFKIWTGKEAPIDVMEESLLKIMKE from the coding sequence GTGATTGATGGAACTACAAAAGTTATTGGTGTAATAGGAAATCCTATAGGTCATACCCTCTCTCCAATAATGTTTAATGCTGCATTTAAAGCTATGAATATGAATTATATTTATGTTCCATTTAAAGTAGAGAAAAATGACTTGAAAAATGCTATAAGAGGAGCAAAAGCTCTTGGAATTAAAGGTCTGAATGTAACTATTCCTCACAAACAAAAAGTTATCAATCAACTTGATAAATTTGATATTATGGCTAATCTAATTGGTGCTGTTAATACGATTGATTTTAAAGATGGAGTGTCAAAAGGTTACAATACAGATTGTGTTGGTGCTGTTAAAGCTATTAAAGAAATTTGTGAGATTAAAAATAAAAATGTTGTCATAGTTGGAGCTGGAGGATCTGCAAGAGCTATAGCTTTCCAAATAGCTATTGAAGAAGCTAATAATATAACTATGATTAATAGAAGTTCAAAAAAAGCTAAATCACTAATATATGATATAAAGACATTACTTTCTGCTGATTATACAGATCATTCAAAATTAGATGATATAACTATTGATTTTTCTCATATTGACTTAAATTTCAATTATGGCGAACTTGCTGATCTTCCAAAATATTTAAAAGACGCTGATATTTTGATTGACACAACACCTGTTGGAATGTATCCTAATGTCAATGATATTCCAATAGCTTCAAAAGAAATGATGCATTCAGATCTCGTTGTAAATGATATTGTTTACAACCCTCTTCTAACAAGTCTTTTAAAAGAAGCAAAAAAAGCTGATGCTAAAATAGTTTCTGGAATAAAAATGCTATTATATCAAGGTGCTGAAAACTTTAAAATTTGGACTGGAAAAGAAGCTCCAATAGATGTTATGGAAGAATCCTTACTAAAAATTATGAAAGAATAG
- a CDS encoding ATPase: MKIEDPYKKKEVLKLLKIIGIDTRFISYTENTIYINDQRFSKFSKKRQETFNKYYPEMNIISSGTFQKICIRASKVLSEQLSPKDKILLLKPENDIDELLKIVLEPYSRKYGVQLIESNIKASDIDKIDMDFNIIDSNIDFAIDKDINIIARSLTLDEKVEDVLSNIFSGNGIGDINKKENKEFKFIYPFINISNNWIDSFNKQFNENYIDKNKDKKNKNETSIIIADSFMEFLDNIIPQYKENFLKSTIFIENNLNKKN, from the coding sequence ATGAAAATCGAAGATCCTTATAAAAAGAAAGAAGTTTTAAAACTACTTAAAATAATTGGTATTGATACTAGGTTTATTAGCTATACAGAAAATACCATCTATATCAATGATCAAAGATTTTCAAAATTTTCTAAAAAAAGGCAAGAAACTTTTAATAAATATTATCCTGAAATGAATATAATTAGCTCTGGTACCTTTCAAAAAATTTGTATAAGAGCTTCAAAGGTTTTATCAGAACAGCTATCTCCAAAAGATAAGATCTTATTATTAAAACCAGAAAACGATATAGATGAACTTTTAAAAATCGTTTTAGAACCTTATTCAAGAAAATATGGAGTTCAGTTAATTGAATCTAATATCAAAGCTTCTGATATTGATAAAATTGATATGGATTTTAATATTATAGATTCTAACATTGATTTTGCTATTGATAAAGATATAAATATAATAGCTAGATCTCTAACTTTAGATGAAAAAGTTGAAGATGTTTTATCAAATATATTTTCTGGAAATGGAATAGGAGATATAAACAAAAAGGAAAATAAAGAGTTTAAGTTTATTTATCCTTTTATAAATATTTCTAATAATTGGATTGATTCTTTTAATAAACAATTTAACGAAAATTATATTGATAAAAATAAAGATAAAAAAAATAAAAATGAAACATCTATTATAATAGCTGATTCTTTTATGGAATTTTTAGATAATATTATTCCGCAATATAAAGAAAACTTTCTTAAATCCACTATTTTTATTGAAAATAATTTAAATAAAAAGAATTAA